The nucleotide sequence TGCCCGCCAGAATTGCACCGCTGACCTCCGCGGTCCCGTCACGCGCCGCATCGATGGACGATTTGCCCATCTTCATGTGACGCAAAATGTTTTCAACGACCACGATTCCCGCGTCGACCACGGTGCCGATTGCCAACGCCAATCCGCCCAGCGTCATGACGTTGATCGTTTGACCGGTAAAGGCGAATCCGAGTCCACCGATCAGAAGTGCAAGCAAGATCGTGGCCACGATGACCAGTGTCGGCAACAAGCGACGCAGAAAGACGACGACCACAACGGCCACCAGCAACGCACCCAGTGCGACTTGGTTGAACAGGTTCTTCATCGCGTCGCGGATGTAACCCGACTGGTCACTGACCAGCGTGACCTCGGTGGCTTCGGGGATGTCGCCCCGCTCCTTCATGTTTGGGATTTCCTCCGCCAAGCCTTCGCGAATTCGGTCCACCACCGCGATGGTGTTTTCGCCCGGTTCACGCAACAACGGGCAATACACGCTTCGCTTTCCGTTAACCCGGACGATGTTGTATTGCAGCGCCGCGTCGTCAACGACTTCGGCGACGTCGCGGATGAACACCGGGCGACCTTCACGAACGGTGATCGGGATGCCCGCGATTTCATCAGTGTCGGGCAACGTGTTTCGCGGATGGATCTGATAGTCGATGCCGCCCATCCGCGCCGATCCAGACGCCAGGACCAGGTTGCTGTTGCGCAAGGCTTCGACGATGTCGGTTGCCGCGATGTTGAAGGCCTGCAGTTTTTGTGGATCCACATAGACCATCATCTGGCGAAATTTGCCGCCGAAGGGGTGCGGAATCTGGACGCCTTTTAAGCCGCCCATCTTGTTTCGCACCGCGTAGTAACCAATCTGGTACAGCTCTGATTCGCTCAGCCCTTCGCCGCTGATGGCCGCCAAAACAACAGGCAAGTTGGCCGGTTCACTGCGCAGGGTGAACGGCCATTCGATCCCCGGCGGCAAGTGGAACATGTCGCTGGCTTCTAGATTGACGATGTCGTTCATCGCCGAACTGGGATCGGCACCGGGTTGAAAGAAGACTTTGATCACCGCCGCACCGGGGACGGTTCGCGATTCTTGGTGTTCGATCTTGCCGGCCAGGGTCAACGCACGCTCGACACGGCTGGTCACCGACTTTTCCATGTCCAGCGTCGGCAGCCCCGGATAGCTGAAAAAGCTGACCACGACCGGCTCTTTGAAGTCCGGCAAAATGTCAATCGTGGTCCGCGGAATCACCGCGGCGCCCAAAACGCACAATGCGATGGCCGACGCCAAAACGGCGTAAGGGTTACGAAGCGAAAATCGGATCAGACCCATTGCGAAACTTGTTTCCGAAAGCGGTGACGCGTGGTGGCGACGAAGAAACGTTCAAACGAATTCGACGCTGGCGAGAATCACGCGTGAAGGTGGGAGCGGTGCAAAAACAAAGCGGGCAAAATCAGGGAGCCAAGACCGCGACCTGTTGGCCATCGGTGAATCGCTGCAGATGCGCGTCGATCACGTTCGTCCCGGCGGGTAAATTCGAAAGGACCTCAATCGTCGATCCGTCGTCGTTGCCGGTTTGGATGTTCTGGACCGACACGGTTTGATCGTTGACGACGTAAACATAGGCGTCGCCGCTTTCGTCAAACCGGATCGCACGGGCGGGTAACGTGGCGACGTTTTCATGCACCGCCAATTCTATCGTCGCTTGGCCGAACATCCCCGGCACCAGCTTTCCGTCGGCGTTGTCCAGCACCGCTTCGACCACCATCGTGCGGGTCGATGGGTCCAGTTCGCCGGCGACGCGAGTGACGGTACCCTGCATCGGTGACTCGTCGGGAAAGAAAGGAAACGCGACTTCGATGGCATCGCCCGCGTTGACATGAGCGGCATCCGATTCGGGAACCGGCACGTGAACTCGCACGCGGTCGACTTGGCTGATTCGCAGCAACGGGGGGCCCGCGATCGCATCGACCAGGTCACCCGGGGCGACGTTCCGCTGGGTGATGATGCCGTCAAAGGGGGCTTTGATCGTTGCAAAGTTCAGCATGACTTCGATCCGGTCCAATTGACGCAGCGCGACATCGACGTCGGCCTTCGCCGCATCGACATCAGCTGCCGCGGCCGTCAACTTGGCCTGAGCCACGGTGACCTCGGCTTGTGCCGCGTTGACCGACGAACGGATCGCGTCCAATGCGGCGCGTCGGCTGTCACGCCGCTGGAGTGCTTCGTCCAGCATGCGTTGCTGCAGCGA is from Crateriforma conspicua and encodes:
- a CDS encoding efflux RND transporter periplasmic adaptor subunit, with product MLLIVASVGCQPSGDDTAGAESKRSDAPVAVQLVSVQQATTRQTSRQPATVHPFYEAALRPRVQGFVREVRSDIGDVVKAGDVLIVLDVPDLEQDREAQRARIARLEAEVQRANAGAELARAVVQSAEANVAAAQSEMAGAEAELVAAESEFARTQDLVSRQSLQQRMLDEALQRRDSRRAALDAIRSSVNAAQAEVTVAQAKLTAAAADVDAAKADVDVALRQLDRIEVMLNFATIKAPFDGIITQRNVAPGDLVDAIAGPPLLRISQVDRVRVHVPVPESDAAHVNAGDAIEVAFPFFPDESPMQGTVTRVAGELDPSTRTMVVEAVLDNADGKLVPGMFGQATIELAVHENVATLPARAIRFDESGDAYVYVVNDQTVSVQNIQTGNDDGSTIEVLSNLPAGTNVIDAHLQRFTDGQQVAVLAP